From Aminivibrio sp., the proteins below share one genomic window:
- a CDS encoding FAD-dependent oxidoreductase produces MKTVSSTLTCDILVLGGGSAGAAAAWAASAPGISVVLAEKSGRLGGTATNGLVSTLCGCYSSIGERRKISGGARDALAGELKSLGGLDEGVNRDTHRSDICDPELLACALDRMVLRTGTDLRLSTLVTGASFDGERLLSVETVNTESGERTVILPKIAVDAAGKALLAPFAPSGAVLSPGGGKLQAGTMVFRMDGVDGETARTVTKDRIASLMAEARAKGDITQERGNGVLTVLPCGTAAIVNANWVRADTSISGDVTRGLTGGREKVLENARFFRKYVPGFENAVLSCIAPALGVREASRTECAYTLTEEDIMEGRLFSDSVCVGSWPMEYHDWERNSLVYRWSGKDYTIPYRSLLPRGMDNVLAAGRNISVTPAAYASSRVMGQCLATGHAAGTAARLALRSGGLPRELDRDLLRKTLLDEGAVLE; encoded by the coding sequence GTGAAAACAGTTTCCTCCACCCTGACCTGCGACATTCTCGTTCTCGGCGGCGGCTCCGCCGGAGCGGCGGCGGCATGGGCCGCGTCGGCCCCGGGAATTTCGGTCGTCCTGGCGGAAAAATCGGGACGTCTCGGCGGAACGGCCACCAACGGACTGGTGAGCACCCTCTGCGGGTGCTACTCTTCCATCGGGGAGCGGCGCAAGATCTCGGGGGGAGCCCGGGACGCCCTCGCCGGGGAACTGAAGTCCCTCGGAGGGCTGGACGAAGGTGTGAACCGGGATACCCACAGGAGCGACATCTGCGACCCTGAGCTTCTTGCCTGCGCCCTCGACAGGATGGTTCTCCGCACGGGGACGGATCTCCGCCTTTCGACCCTCGTCACCGGGGCCTCCTTCGACGGGGAAAGGCTCCTTTCCGTTGAAACGGTCAACACCGAGTCGGGCGAACGGACGGTCATTCTGCCCAAAATCGCTGTCGATGCAGCGGGAAAGGCCCTTCTCGCACCCTTTGCCCCCTCCGGCGCCGTTCTCTCCCCAGGCGGAGGGAAACTCCAGGCGGGAACCATGGTCTTCCGCATGGACGGCGTGGACGGAGAAACGGCCAGGACCGTCACCAAGGACCGGATCGCTTCCCTCATGGCTGAGGCCCGTGCGAAGGGCGACATCACCCAGGAGCGGGGCAACGGCGTTCTCACAGTCCTTCCCTGCGGCACGGCCGCCATAGTGAACGCAAACTGGGTCAGGGCCGACACCTCCATCTCCGGGGACGTCACCCGGGGACTGACGGGAGGAAGGGAGAAGGTCCTGGAAAACGCCCGGTTCTTCCGGAAATACGTTCCGGGATTTGAAAACGCCGTCCTGTCCTGCATCGCTCCCGCCCTTGGGGTCAGGGAAGCCTCGCGGACGGAATGCGCCTATACCCTGACGGAAGAGGACATCATGGAGGGTCGGCTTTTTTCCGACAGCGTCTGCGTGGGTTCCTGGCCCATGGAGTACCACGACTGGGAACGAAACAGCCTCGTCTACCGGTGGAGCGGAAAGGACTACACCATCCCCTACCGTTCCCTCCTCCCCAGGGGAATGGACAACGTCCTCGCCGCTGGAAGGAACATCTCCGTCACTCCTGCGGCCTACGCCTCCTCCCGGGTCATGGGACAGTGCCTCGCCACCGGTCACGCAGCGGGGACGGCAGCCCGGCTCGCTCTCCGTTCCGGCGGTCTCCCCCGGGAGCTCGACCGGGATCTTCTCAGGAAAACCCTTCTGGACGAAGGAGCCGTCCTGGAATAA
- a CDS encoding tripartite tricarboxylate transporter permease, translating to MDILLSVISQVDFTFVMLVFAGAFAGLFVGAIPGLSVTMATALLVSITFTWTVKNALAVILGVFVSGVYAGAVSAILINIPGAPSSVVTTLDGYPMARKGEAALALWAATFHSFVGSVFGFLVLMFVARPVTDFALSFTAMDYFLLALFGLTTIGTLTAKNYLKGGICALLGLLLSMVGIDPFSGAPRYSFGLTELQGGIPLIAALIGLFGFAEVLDQVARGTMNAIAAQAGRMRYSFREMIRYLPLSLRSSVIGTFIGALPGAGGPVASIIAYDQARKSVKNPARPFGEGAVEGVIASEAANNACIGGALIPMLTLAVPGDAVTAVILAAFYVHGLQPGPLLFVRTPELFSVVLAAGFLACFAMLVLGMTVVPRLSGIVLVPKRILMPLVTVLCVVGTYAVNSSMFDVGLMFCFGLAGFLMRGRGYPAAPLVLGLVLGEMMDSNLRRAVNMAMAGDNVFLELFGRPSSVVLSLMVVFSVLAAVPAVKERVGAAASRLLSVFGSGR from the coding sequence ATGGACATCCTCCTCTCCGTGATTTCCCAGGTGGACTTCACCTTCGTGATGCTGGTTTTTGCCGGGGCCTTCGCCGGACTGTTCGTAGGCGCCATTCCCGGGCTATCCGTCACCATGGCCACGGCGCTGCTGGTCTCCATAACCTTTACCTGGACGGTGAAAAACGCCCTTGCCGTCATTCTCGGGGTGTTCGTGTCGGGGGTCTACGCCGGTGCTGTTTCCGCCATCCTGATCAATATCCCCGGAGCCCCCTCCTCGGTGGTTACCACCCTCGACGGCTATCCCATGGCGAGGAAAGGGGAGGCGGCCCTGGCCCTGTGGGCGGCCACGTTCCATTCCTTTGTGGGGAGCGTATTCGGTTTCCTGGTGCTCATGTTTGTCGCCCGCCCCGTAACGGACTTCGCCCTCTCCTTCACGGCCATGGACTATTTTCTCCTGGCCCTTTTCGGCCTCACCACCATCGGGACGCTGACGGCGAAGAATTACCTCAAGGGAGGCATCTGCGCTCTTCTGGGACTGCTGCTGAGCATGGTGGGCATCGACCCCTTTTCCGGTGCGCCCCGGTATTCCTTCGGCCTGACCGAGCTGCAGGGAGGCATCCCCCTTATCGCCGCCCTCATCGGTCTTTTCGGTTTTGCCGAGGTCCTCGACCAGGTCGCCCGGGGGACCATGAACGCCATCGCCGCACAGGCGGGCAGAATGCGGTATTCCTTCCGGGAAATGATCCGGTACCTGCCCTTGTCGCTCCGCTCGTCGGTCATCGGGACCTTCATCGGCGCCCTTCCCGGGGCGGGAGGGCCGGTGGCCTCCATCATCGCCTACGACCAGGCCAGGAAGTCGGTGAAAAATCCCGCCCGGCCCTTCGGCGAGGGAGCGGTTGAGGGGGTCATCGCCAGCGAGGCGGCCAACAACGCCTGCATAGGCGGAGCCCTTATCCCCATGCTTACTCTGGCCGTTCCCGGGGATGCCGTCACGGCGGTCATCCTGGCGGCTTTTTACGTCCACGGCCTCCAGCCGGGTCCCCTTCTGTTCGTCCGGACGCCGGAACTGTTTTCCGTGGTGCTCGCCGCCGGTTTTCTCGCCTGTTTCGCCATGCTCGTGCTGGGCATGACGGTGGTTCCCCGCCTCTCGGGCATCGTTCTGGTCCCCAAGCGGATCCTCATGCCCCTGGTGACGGTCCTCTGCGTAGTGGGAACCTACGCCGTGAACTCGAGCATGTTCGACGTGGGGCTCATGTTCTGCTTCGGCCTTGCGGGGTTCCTGATGAGGGGCAGGGGATATCCGGCCGCACCGCTGGTGCTCGGCCTCGTGCTGGGAGAGATGATGGACTCGAACCTCCGGAGGGCGGTGAACATGGCAATGGCCGGAGACAACGTTTTCCTGGAGCTGTTCGGCCGTCCCTCCAGCGTGGTGCTTTCCCTCATGGTGGTTTTTTCCGTCCTTGCCGCCGTTCCGGCGGTGAAGGAGCGTGTCGGCGCGGCAGCCTCCCGTCTTCTTTCTGTCTTCGGATCGGGCAGGTGA
- a CDS encoding tripartite tricarboxylate transporter TctB family protein — MTNARSPWAGNIRHGVFFLAVAAVFGLQGFAVHDGGQWSLSPALFPLILSGGLALLSFALIGQAVLRIRAGDEGPSRNGGAPVSAVRASLAFLLCLLYAQALPRAGFLPASAVFLALFCLLVGERRPGAVAALSLVSPAVIYLLFRHGLNVLLP, encoded by the coding sequence ATGACGAATGCCCGCTCTCCCTGGGCCGGAAATATCCGGCACGGGGTCTTTTTTCTCGCCGTGGCCGCCGTTTTCGGCCTGCAGGGTTTTGCCGTCCACGATGGCGGACAGTGGAGTCTTTCACCAGCCCTCTTCCCCCTGATTCTTTCAGGGGGGCTTGCCCTGCTCTCTTTTGCGCTCATCGGCCAGGCCGTCCTCAGGATCCGCGCCGGGGATGAAGGCCCTTCCCGGAACGGGGGAGCTCCTGTTTCCGCCGTGAGGGCATCCCTGGCCTTTCTCCTGTGCCTTCTCTATGCGCAGGCGCTGCCCCGGGCGGGCTTTCTGCCGGCGAGCGCCGTATTCCTCGCCCTCTTCTGCCTGCTGGTCGGGGAACGGCGACCGGGGGCTGTGGCCGCCCTGTCCCTCGTTTCCCCGGCGGTGATCTACCTGCTGTTCCGCCACGGGCTGAACGTGCTCCTTCCCTAG